A single Verrucomicrobiota bacterium DNA region contains:
- a CDS encoding PIG-L family deacetylase gives MNKFKFPFGNLLIFAFTSAAALSAVRATAAEPTSKPAVPPDDGKLRIICFGAHPDDCELQASGTGAMWARKGHHVKFVSVTNGDIGHWREAGGPLALRRKREVAQADGMLGIQSEVLDIHDGELEPTLENRKKITRLIREWQADIVIAPRPNDYHPDHRYTAVLVQDAAYMVTVPFIVPEVPPLKKNPVFLYYTDRFQKPTPSQPDIAVSIDSVIEKKLDALAVMESQFLEGGANGNEGLLPKTPEQRTKRVQEVRNAFDGRDKALANRFRDKLLEWYGEETGKQIKHAEAFEICEYGRRPDKEELKRLFPFFGE, from the coding sequence ATGAACAAATTCAAATTTCCCTTCGGCAACCTCCTCATCTTCGCCTTCACGAGCGCTGCCGCGCTTTCGGCAGTTCGCGCGACGGCGGCAGAACCAACCTCAAAGCCTGCCGTTCCACCGGACGATGGCAAACTGCGCATCATCTGTTTCGGCGCGCACCCGGACGATTGCGAATTGCAGGCCAGCGGCACCGGCGCGATGTGGGCGCGCAAAGGTCATCACGTCAAGTTCGTCTCCGTGACCAACGGTGATATTGGTCATTGGCGCGAAGCGGGCGGACCGCTGGCGTTGCGAAGGAAACGAGAAGTCGCCCAAGCCGACGGAATGCTGGGCATCCAAAGCGAAGTGCTGGACATTCACGACGGCGAACTGGAACCGACGTTGGAGAACCGCAAGAAAATCACGCGCCTCATCCGCGAGTGGCAGGCGGACATTGTGATTGCTCCGCGCCCAAACGATTACCATCCCGACCATCGTTACACCGCTGTGCTGGTGCAAGACGCGGCTTACATGGTCACGGTGCCATTCATCGTGCCGGAAGTGCCGCCGTTGAAAAAGAATCCCGTCTTTCTTTATTACACCGACCGTTTCCAGAAACCGACGCCGTCGCAGCCGGACATCGCCGTCTCGATTGATTCGGTGATTGAAAAGAAACTCGACGCGCTCGCGGTCATGGAGTCGCAATTCCTTGAGGGCGGCGCGAATGGGAACGAAGGGCTGCTGCCAAAGACGCCGGAACAACGGACCAAGCGCGTCCAGGAAGTCCGCAACGCTTTCGACGGTCGTGACAAGGCGCTGGCAAATCGGTTTCGCGACAAGCTGCTTGAATGGTACGGCGAGGAAACAGGTAAACAAATCAAACACGCCGAGGCATTTGAAATCTGCGAGTACGGACGGCGACCTGACAAGGAGGAGTTGAAACGGCTGTTTCCGTTCTTTGGAGAATGA
- a CDS encoding arylsulfatase: protein MSPPRPNIVLVMTDDQGYGDLGFTGNPILRTPHIDAFAKESLRFTDFHVSPTCAPTRCALMTGRHEFRSGVTHTIFERERMSLKSTTIAQVLKSAGYTTGIFGKWHLGDEAAYQPDQRGFDEVFIHGAGGIGQTYAGSCGDAPGNTYFNPAILHNGRFEKTKGYCTDLFFGQALNWMDAKRKEKSPFFAYITPNAPHAPLQCPEDYASRYAGKVDMTVAKFYGMIENIDDNFGRLLAKLDEWGIARDTLVIFMTDNGGTAGVKIFNAGMRGQKVTPYEGGTRVPSFWRWPAGFQGRRDCAALTAHIDIFPTLAQIAQAKVPEQVNLDGRSLLALLKDPQANWPDRFLFTHVGRWQRGKAEQSKFVNCAVRNARFHLVNNTELFDLKADPGETNNVIVEHPEIVSQMRAAYDQWWSEILPALENENAIGPKVNPFKELYWKQFGGEPDTGSSVK from the coding sequence ATGTCACCGCCGCGTCCGAACATCGTGCTTGTGATGACCGATGACCAGGGTTACGGCGATTTGGGTTTCACAGGAAATCCCATCCTCAGAACGCCGCACATCGACGCGTTTGCCAAAGAGAGCCTGCGCTTCACCGATTTCCACGTAAGTCCGACTTGCGCGCCCACGCGTTGCGCGTTGATGACCGGACGCCACGAATTTCGGTCCGGCGTCACGCACACAATCTTCGAACGTGAGCGAATGAGCCTCAAGTCGACTACCATCGCACAAGTTCTCAAATCGGCGGGCTACACGACCGGTATTTTCGGCAAGTGGCATCTCGGCGACGAGGCGGCGTATCAGCCTGACCAGCGCGGCTTCGATGAGGTGTTCATCCACGGCGCGGGCGGGATCGGACAGACTTATGCGGGCAGTTGCGGCGACGCGCCGGGTAACACTTACTTCAATCCGGCGATCCTGCACAACGGTCGTTTCGAGAAAACCAAAGGTTACTGCACGGATTTATTTTTTGGCCAGGCATTGAACTGGATGGATGCGAAGCGCAAGGAGAAGTCACCGTTCTTCGCCTACATTACGCCGAACGCCCCGCACGCTCCGCTCCAGTGTCCCGAAGACTACGCGAGTCGATACGCAGGCAAGGTGGACATGACCGTCGCGAAGTTCTACGGGATGATTGAAAACATCGATGACAACTTCGGACGGTTGCTCGCGAAACTCGATGAGTGGGGCATCGCGCGCGATACGCTGGTCATTTTCATGACGGATAACGGTGGCACGGCTGGCGTGAAGATTTTCAACGCGGGCATGCGCGGTCAAAAGGTGACGCCCTACGAAGGCGGCACGCGCGTGCCGTCATTCTGGCGCTGGCCCGCCGGATTTCAAGGCCGACGCGACTGCGCGGCGCTGACCGCGCACATTGACATATTTCCGACGCTGGCCCAAATCGCCCAGGCCAAAGTGCCGGAGCAGGTCAACCTAGACGGACGCAGCCTCCTGGCGTTACTCAAAGATCCGCAGGCCAATTGGCCCGATCGCTTCCTCTTCACGCACGTCGGTCGGTGGCAACGCGGGAAGGCCGAACAGTCAAAGTTCGTCAACTGCGCCGTGCGCAACGCCCGCTTCCACCTCGTTAACAATACGGAACTCTTTGATCTCAAAGCCGACCCTGGCGAAACCAACAACGTCATCGTTGAACATCCCGAGATCGTGTCCCAAATGCGCGCGGCCTACGACCAGTGGTGGAGTGAAATCCTCCCGGCGCTGGAAAATGAAAATGCCATCGGCCCGAAGGTAAATCCGTTCAAGGAACTTTACTGGAAGCAATTCGGCGGCGAACCAGACACCGGAAGCTCGGTCAAATAA
- a CDS encoding septal ring lytic transglycosylase RlpA family protein, whose product MRDTRRNFNRDKATATSVLVTVLLLGWPSAHGDSSRPVNAGLGETVRVTTSAELGVASFYADRYQGNPTASGEIFDMHQLTAAHPRLAFGTRVKVTHLGNQRSVIVRINDRGPFLQGRIIDLSLAAAQELQMVRAGLAQVKVEILK is encoded by the coding sequence ATGCGCGATACGCGACGGAATTTCAACCGCGACAAGGCAACAGCGACCAGCGTCTTGGTCACGGTGCTCCTCCTGGGCTGGCCTTCCGCCCATGGCGATTCCAGCCGCCCGGTAAACGCAGGCTTGGGCGAAACTGTTCGCGTCACTACTTCGGCGGAGCTTGGCGTTGCTTCATTTTACGCGGACCGGTATCAAGGCAATCCGACGGCGAGCGGTGAGATTTTCGACATGCATCAACTGACGGCGGCCCATCCCCGGCTGGCATTCGGCACGCGCGTGAAAGTGACTCACCTCGGCAACCAACGCTCCGTCATTGTGCGAATCAACGACCGCGGGCCGTTCCTTCAGGGCCGCATAATTGATCTCTCGCTGGCAGCCGCGCAGGAATTGCAGATGGTCCGCGCCGGCCTCGCACAGGTGAAAGTGGAAATCCTGAAGTAA